TCATCAAGGCGGTCGCATCAACTGGCATGACGGCCAAACCGTGGGATGCCGAGGACGCCAGCGCCGATCAGGCTGCACATCTGAAGAAACAAAAGCAGTTTACGATGTTGAGCGGAGGCTTTTGGGCGGCGGGGTTCACATACCATCTGGTTGAAACCGGGATTGGCGGGGCCATCGGCATCTTTTCCGGCCATGGGGAATCCGCGATGCCAATGGCGGAAGTTGCCTTGTTCGCTGGCGCAATTCTATTCGGTGTGTGGCTGGTGGCACCTAAAGCATGGTCGTCTGCGCGCCGGATCTCTCCTGATATGAACCTGTTGATGGTGGTTGCCGTTGCCGGTGCAATCGCGCTTGGAGAGTTCTTCGAGGCCGCAACTGTTGCGTTTTTCTTCTCACTTTCACTGTATCTTGAAAGCTGGAGCGTCGGGCGCGCACGCAATGCCGTCTCGGCGCTTCTCGACCTCGCGCCTCCGACCGCGCGGGTGATAAACGAGGATGGGTCTGAGACGGATATTCCCGCCGCGGCCGTCGCTGTCGGAACCAAGTTCATTGTGCGCGGAGGGGACCGCATTCCCCTGGACGGTGAAGTTGTCGACGGGGCGGGAGCTGTCGATCAGGCGCCCATTACGGGTGAAAGCGCTTTGGTGCCAAAAGAGGCGGGCGACGATGTCTACGCGGGCACCATAAATGGTGAGGGCACGTTGACCGTACTGGCAACGAAAGCGGCATCTGACACAGTGTTGTCCAAGATCATTCGCATGGTCGGCGATGCACATTCGCGTCGCGCAGAGGTCGAACAATGGGTGACAAAGTTCGCCCGCATTTACACACCAGTTGTGATGGTGCTTGCTATTTTCATTGCCTTAATCCCGCCACTTGTCGCGGGCGGCGATTGGGGCTTTTGGTTCTACAACGCACTGGTTCTTTTGGTCATCGCCTGCCCCTGTGCTTTGGTGATATCGACCCCTGTCTCCATTGTCGCGGCTCTTGCCGCCTCGGCGCGCAATGGTGTGCTGATCAAGGGCGGAGCCTATGTCGAAGCCCCGGGTCGCACGACAGCGCTGGCCATGGACAAGACCGGTACGATCACCATGGGTGAGCCCGAGGTTGCGGCCATTTATCCGCTTGGTGGCACAACCGAAGCCGAATTGATGGCACGGGCCGTGGCCCTCGAAGCGCGTTCCTCACATCCTCTGGCGCGGGCTATCCTTGGCCGTGCAGAGCAGGACGGAATAAAAATCGTCGCCGCCGAGGATACCCGAACCGTCCCAGGGCGCGGCCTTGAGGGTCAAATGGGCGGTCAGTCCATCTGGCTCGGCTCAGACCGGTTTGCCGAGGAAAAGGGCCTTGGCGGGGATATTCCGGCTGATCTGCGCAATCAGATCGAAGGCGCGGGCAGCACGCTGGTGGCGATCGGTGATGCCAACGGCGTCAGCGGCGTTCTCGAACTGCGGGACCGGATCCGGCCAGATGCCAAGGGCACTGTCGCGCGTTTGCACGCACAGGGTGTCAAAAAGATCGTGATGCTCACCGGCGACAACGCGGCCACGGCAAGAGCAGTGGCTGCCGAAGTCGGTATCGACGAGGTGCGGGCCGAGCTCCTGCCCGAGGATAAGGTCACCGCCATCGAAGAGCTGGTGGCGCAATATACGACCGTCGCGATGATCGGGGACGGAGTGAACGACGCACCGGCAATGGCGCGTGCGCATTACGGCATCGCAATGGGCGCGGTCGGGTCGGACGCCGCGATTGAAACGGCAGACATCGCTCTCATGACAGACGACATCGGCAAAGTTCCATGGCTGATCGGGCATTCGCGCCGGACCATGTCGATCATCAAACAGAACATCGGCCTGTCTTTAGCAACCAAGGCAGTCTTCGTAGTCGCGACCGCCTTTGGCATGGCGTCCATGTGGGGCGCGATCGCGGCAGACGTCGGGGTTTCGCTCCTCGTTGTCGCGAATGCCTTGCGGTTGTTACGAGCGCGCGACAACGATCAAGGACCGCGCGGCGGAGAGCAAGTTGGCGAAGAATTGGCAAAGGGCGCGCTGGCTCACGGCCATTGATTGGCGGAAGGCAACGCTGTATCAGATAGGCAAAACGAACCTCCGAAGAAGAGGCATTGGGCAGTAATGATAACAAAATTACCGAGACGGCTGTTCCTATCTGGTGCGGTCGCGACATTCTTGGCCGGATGCGCCAACAAATTCAGTTCGTACACTGGCCCTGACGTGACACGCCTGCGCCTCTACAAATCTCAACGACTGCTCGTTCTCGATGGAGCGCAGGGCGTGCTGCGCTCTTACCCGGTCGGGCTTGGTTTTGCCCCGGAAGGACACAAGCAATTCGAGGGCGACGGACGCACGCCCGAAGGAACCTATACCATCGACCGCCGAAATCCCGAGAGCCTGTTTCATCTCTCAATTGGCATTTCGTACCCGAATGCGGCCGACCGCGCTTTTGCGGCAGCTCAGGGCCAGTCTCCAGGGGGTGATATCTTTATCCACGGTGGCCCGAGGCGGGGGATCGATCCAACGAATAAGCAGGACTGGACCGCCGGATGTATTGCGGTCAGTGATCGGCAGATTGAAGAGATTTATGCAATGGTGCGCGATGGCACGCCCATCGACATTTATGCCTGACGACGTGCGTCCCACACCGGATACAACAAAAGTACGCCAACGCCACATACGACAAAAACATCGGCCAAGTTGAAGGCCGGCCAATACAGGCCCGCGATGTGGAAGCTCAGAAAGTCAGTAACGGCTTGAAATCGGAAGCGATCTACGACGTTTCCGAGTGCGCCGCCAATGATCGCACCAAGTGCAACAGCTTCGATACGATTGTCGCTGCGAAAAAGCAGCACACCGAGAACGGCAC
The sequence above is drawn from the Rhodobacteraceae bacterium IMCC1335 genome and encodes:
- a CDS encoding heavy metal translocating P-type ATPase is translated as MPHDAAHHDHDHAASSPETGTSCCGGDAVPPTQVSASDGRSFHVSGLDCAEEVSILNKVVGPEVGGAEFLAFDVINARMTVLEGGTSVSSDNIIKAVASTGMTAKPWDAEDASADQAAHLKKQKQFTMLSGGFWAAGFTYHLVETGIGGAIGIFSGHGESAMPMAEVALFAGAILFGVWLVAPKAWSSARRISPDMNLLMVVAVAGAIALGEFFEAATVAFFFSLSLYLESWSVGRARNAVSALLDLAPPTARVINEDGSETDIPAAAVAVGTKFIVRGGDRIPLDGEVVDGAGAVDQAPITGESALVPKEAGDDVYAGTINGEGTLTVLATKAASDTVLSKIIRMVGDAHSRRAEVEQWVTKFARIYTPVVMVLAIFIALIPPLVAGGDWGFWFYNALVLLVIACPCALVISTPVSIVAALAASARNGVLIKGGAYVEAPGRTTALAMDKTGTITMGEPEVAAIYPLGGTTEAELMARAVALEARSSHPLARAILGRAEQDGIKIVAAEDTRTVPGRGLEGQMGGQSIWLGSDRFAEEKGLGGDIPADLRNQIEGAGSTLVAIGDANGVSGVLELRDRIRPDAKGTVARLHAQGVKKIVMLTGDNAATARAVAAEVGIDEVRAELLPEDKVTAIEELVAQYTTVAMIGDGVNDAPAMARAHYGIAMGAVGSDAAIETADIALMTDDIGKVPWLIGHSRRTMSIIKQNIGLSLATKAVFVVATAFGMASMWGAIAADVGVSLLVVANALRLLRARDNDQGPRGGEQVGEELAKGALAHGH
- a CDS encoding L,D-transpeptidase family protein — encoded protein: MITKLPRRLFLSGAVATFLAGCANKFSSYTGPDVTRLRLYKSQRLLVLDGAQGVLRSYPVGLGFAPEGHKQFEGDGRTPEGTYTIDRRNPESLFHLSIGISYPNAADRAFAAAQGQSPGGDIFIHGGPRRGIDPTNKQDWTAGCIAVSDRQIEEIYAMVRDGTPIDIYA
- the lspA gene encoding signal peptidase II, giving the protein MKIFILPGLTTVLIALFVDQVTKFFVMDNASSFATGIQILPIFDLVYVQNDGVSFGMFGGMPWWGLSALALLICAVLGVLLFRSDNRIEAVALGAIIGGALGNVVDRFRFQAVTDFLSFHIAGLYWPAFNLADVFVVCGVGVLLLYPVWDARRQA